The proteins below come from a single Streptomyces sp. B3I8 genomic window:
- a CDS encoding DegT/DnrJ/EryC1/StrS aminotransferase family protein, which translates to MDHTSAGPATGPAPDRARPVPFFTQAASFEDAWSDIRARVTEVIDDGKYSHGRQVGRWETALAEWTGARHCVAVNSGTDALVLLLRACGLGQGDEVVVPAFSFVATASSVVLAGGRPVFADIDPVTYTLDPDSASDAVTGRTTMLMPVHLFCQLADMGALARVAERHGLTLVEDSAEAIGMRWNGVHAGLLGAGGVLSFFPTKTLGALGDAGAVLTDDPRVAATVSALRHHGRTARTLAHFPGISSATELNGVNSKMDDLQAAVLLGKLPRLARAVRHRAALAAAYTERLRDVPGLLRLPTLAAREAATDAVFYVYLVEAERRDALAAFLADHGVGTETYYPVPLHLQPCFAGLGYRNGQFPHAEAACERTLALPFHPDLTTADLDTVCALVRRFFTGRPV; encoded by the coding sequence ATGGATCACACCTCAGCCGGCCCCGCGACCGGTCCGGCACCGGACCGCGCCCGTCCGGTGCCGTTCTTCACCCAGGCCGCCTCGTTCGAGGACGCCTGGTCCGACATCCGTGCCCGTGTCACCGAGGTGATCGACGACGGCAAGTACTCGCACGGGCGGCAGGTCGGCAGATGGGAGACGGCGCTGGCCGAGTGGACCGGGGCCCGCCACTGCGTGGCCGTCAACAGCGGCACCGACGCCCTGGTCCTGCTGCTGCGCGCCTGCGGGCTGGGCCAGGGTGACGAGGTGGTCGTGCCCGCGTTCAGCTTCGTCGCCACCGCCTCGTCCGTCGTGCTGGCGGGGGGCCGGCCGGTCTTCGCCGACATCGACCCGGTGACGTACACACTCGACCCCGACTCGGCGTCGGACGCCGTCACCGGGCGCACCACGATGCTCATGCCGGTGCACCTGTTCTGCCAGTTGGCCGACATGGGCGCGCTGGCCCGGGTGGCCGAGCGGCACGGGCTGACGCTCGTCGAGGACAGCGCGGAGGCGATCGGCATGCGCTGGAACGGCGTCCACGCGGGGCTGCTGGGAGCGGGTGGCGTGCTCTCCTTCTTCCCCACCAAGACGCTCGGGGCTCTGGGGGACGCGGGCGCCGTCCTCACCGACGACCCGCGGGTCGCGGCGACCGTGTCGGCCCTGCGCCACCACGGCCGTACCGCCCGTACGCTCGCCCACTTCCCGGGCATCTCCAGCGCCACCGAACTCAACGGCGTCAACAGCAAGATGGACGACCTCCAGGCCGCCGTGCTGCTCGGGAAGCTGCCCCGGCTCGCGCGGGCCGTGCGCCACCGGGCCGCGCTCGCGGCGGCGTACACCGAGCGGTTGCGCGACGTGCCCGGTCTGCTGCGCCTGCCGACCCTCGCCGCGCGCGAGGCGGCCACCGACGCGGTGTTCTACGTCTACCTGGTGGAGGCCGAGCGGCGGGACGCGCTCGCGGCCTTCCTCGCCGACCACGGCGTGGGCACCGAGACGTACTATCCGGTGCCGCTCCACCTCCAGCCGTGCTTCGCCGGACTCGGTTACCGGAACGGGCAGTTCCCGCATGCCGAGGCCGCCTGCGAGCGAACGCTCGCGCTGCCGTTCCACCCGGACCTGACGACCGCCGACCTCGACACGGTGTGCGCGCTGGTCCGCCGTTTCTTCACCGGGAGGCCCGTATGA
- a CDS encoding M20/M25/M40 family metallo-hydrolase, whose translation MTDTGRPPRARLTGEDHALLLRLLGIPTAGPLETGDTGAVRLWEAGRAYAAAARRFGMSVVRHAAPPGSVTLRDDVPVPVREAAGDPAFLVCQPSLVLRLGPPRLPRGATVMFNVHLDTVAGWWPPSFDGARFRGRGAIDAKGPAVALLAGIRAARAAEPAVGDRVGVLVQAVAGEEGGAMGTFGTRPLVEQGFVGALNVFCEPTGHRYLPRSTAAMTACVRVRGQDAVDDRPEAGHNATVLLGFLGHHVATVLPGRVPGTRVCVAGLHTGERHNKVYGSGRLLLNLAYADRECGRAAEAALRETLREGLAAFRAGALGRPGLARTADDADAITSLQWLKRGLPALGGPTGDHAWAERLLEACGLSRWPADEPAFTCDALWMSGVPDTYTAVFGPGGLDTNRAHAEGEYADLGELDRYADEVARLLVAFARGTPASRPPRPSAVPEVRTVAVPTDDPRPGAR comes from the coding sequence ATGACTGACACCGGCCGCCCACCGAGAGCCCGGCTCACCGGCGAGGACCACGCCCTGCTGCTGCGCCTCCTCGGCATCCCCACCGCCGGCCCGCTGGAGACCGGCGACACCGGGGCCGTACGGCTGTGGGAGGCCGGGCGCGCGTACGCGGCGGCGGCGCGGCGGTTCGGCATGTCGGTGGTCCGGCACGCCGCGCCGCCCGGGAGCGTCACACTGCGGGACGACGTCCCCGTGCCGGTCCGGGAGGCCGCCGGGGACCCCGCCTTCCTCGTCTGCCAGCCGAGTCTCGTCCTGCGTCTCGGGCCGCCCCGGCTGCCGCGCGGGGCGACCGTCATGTTCAACGTCCACCTCGACACGGTGGCCGGCTGGTGGCCGCCCTCGTTCGACGGCGCGCGGTTCCGCGGGCGCGGGGCGATCGACGCCAAGGGCCCGGCGGTCGCCCTGCTGGCCGGCATCCGGGCGGCGCGCGCGGCGGAGCCGGCGGTGGGCGACCGGGTCGGTGTGCTCGTCCAGGCGGTGGCGGGCGAGGAGGGCGGCGCGATGGGCACGTTCGGCACCCGGCCGCTGGTCGAGCAGGGCTTCGTCGGAGCGCTCAACGTGTTCTGCGAGCCCACCGGACACCGGTATCTGCCCCGGTCGACGGCCGCCATGACCGCCTGCGTCCGGGTGCGCGGCCAGGACGCGGTCGACGACCGCCCCGAGGCGGGTCACAACGCCACCGTCCTGCTGGGGTTCCTCGGCCACCATGTGGCGACGGTGCTGCCGGGCCGGGTGCCCGGCACGCGCGTCTGCGTGGCGGGGCTGCACACCGGGGAGCGGCACAACAAGGTGTACGGCAGCGGGCGGTTGCTGCTCAACCTCGCCTACGCCGACCGGGAGTGCGGGCGGGCTGCGGAGGCCGCGCTGCGCGAGACGCTCCGCGAGGGACTGGCCGCCTTCCGCGCCGGGGCACTGGGGCGTCCCGGCCTGGCCAGGACGGCCGACGACGCCGACGCCATCACCTCGCTGCAGTGGCTCAAACGCGGGCTGCCCGCGCTGGGCGGCCCCACCGGGGACCACGCCTGGGCAGAGCGGCTGCTGGAGGCGTGCGGGCTGTCCCGGTGGCCCGCCGACGAGCCGGCATTCACGTGCGACGCCCTGTGGATGAGCGGTGTGCCCGACACGTACACCGCCGTGTTCGGGCCCGGTGGCCTGGACACCAACCGGGCGCACGCGGAGGGCGAGTACGCCGACCTCGGCGAACTGGACCGGTACGCCGACGAAGTGGCCCGCCTCCTGGTCGCGTTCGCCCGCGGCACCCCTGCGTCCCGGCCGCCGCGCCCGTCCGCCGTGCCCGAGGTCCGAACGGTGGCTGTTCCCACCGACGACCCCCGTCCGGGGGCCCGTTGA
- a CDS encoding nucleotide sugar dehydrogenase, whose amino-acid sequence METVVVIGLGYTGLPLAREACAAGMRVLGLDENSAVVAALESGRSHVPDVPDTDLAHMRTAGFTATADPGLLAEAGIVVICVPTPLDDAGEPDLSHVRRAAAAVGAHLKPGTLVVLESTSYPGTTDGVVRTLLEGVSGLTAGTDFSLAFSPERIDPGNDHYGIRNTPRIVGGCTARCTAAAAVFFRRLCDRVVEAGSAREAELAKLLENVYRSVNIALVNELAVVGRALGVDVWDALDCAASKPFGYQRFRPGPGVGGHCIPVDPAYLAHWARAAGSPLRLVELAQQVNAAMPAHVVHRAGDLLSGAGKALDGARLLLVGVTYKRDSRDLRCTPATPLTRLLRRAGAQVRYHDPLAGAWAVDGEPVPRAARLREAAAGADLTILLQDHGVLPVERLPDWAPLLLDTRGRLRDGTTHLL is encoded by the coding sequence GTGGAAACTGTCGTTGTCATCGGGTTGGGGTACACAGGACTTCCACTGGCGCGCGAGGCGTGCGCGGCGGGAATGCGCGTCCTCGGTCTCGACGAGAATTCCGCCGTCGTCGCCGCACTCGAATCCGGCCGGTCCCATGTGCCGGACGTGCCGGACACCGATCTCGCGCACATGCGCACCGCCGGATTCACCGCCACGGCGGACCCGGGCTTACTGGCCGAGGCCGGCATCGTCGTCATCTGCGTACCGACCCCGCTGGACGACGCCGGCGAACCGGACCTGTCCCACGTGCGCCGGGCCGCCGCCGCGGTCGGCGCCCATCTGAAACCGGGCACCCTCGTGGTCCTGGAGTCCACCTCCTACCCGGGCACGACCGACGGCGTCGTGCGCACCCTCCTGGAGGGTGTCTCCGGCCTCACCGCCGGGACGGACTTCTCGCTGGCCTTCTCCCCGGAGCGCATCGACCCGGGCAACGACCACTACGGCATCCGCAACACCCCCCGAATCGTCGGCGGCTGCACCGCGCGCTGCACGGCCGCCGCGGCCGTCTTCTTCCGGAGGCTGTGCGACCGGGTCGTCGAGGCCGGCTCCGCACGCGAGGCGGAACTCGCCAAGCTCCTGGAGAACGTCTACCGGAGCGTCAACATCGCCCTCGTCAACGAACTCGCCGTCGTCGGACGCGCGTTGGGCGTCGACGTGTGGGACGCCCTCGACTGCGCCGCCAGCAAACCCTTCGGCTACCAGCGGTTCCGCCCCGGTCCCGGCGTCGGCGGCCACTGCATCCCCGTCGACCCCGCCTACCTCGCCCACTGGGCCCGCGCCGCCGGCAGTCCGCTGCGCCTGGTCGAACTGGCCCAGCAGGTCAACGCCGCGATGCCCGCACACGTCGTCCACCGGGCCGGTGACCTGCTGTCCGGCGCCGGCAAGGCGCTGGACGGCGCGCGGCTGCTGCTGGTGGGCGTGACATACAAGCGGGACAGCCGCGACCTGCGCTGCACCCCGGCCACCCCCCTGACCCGGCTGTTGCGCCGGGCCGGCGCGCAGGTGCGCTACCACGACCCGCTCGCCGGGGCCTGGGCCGTCGACGGCGAACCGGTGCCCCGCGCCGCGCGGCTGCGGGAGGCGGCGGCCGGGGCCGACCTGACGATCCTGCTCCAGGACCACGGCGTGCTGCCCGTGGAGCGGCTCCCCGACTGGGCGCCCCTGCTGCTCGACACCCGCGGCCGGCTGCGCGACGGCACCACCCATCTGCTGTGA
- a CDS encoding Ldh family oxidoreductase yields MTAHPSATTTAAPGPRPHRAPPAPGFSRGGDVRVPYEGLRDFVTGVFRTRELPADRARGAAEALCHGDLTGFTTHGVGNLARLYLPLLDSGRCDPRAEPELLADSGAAVLLDARRGLGLWTATEAMELAVGRARLHGVGLVSVRGGTHFGCAGHHALRAVDHGMIGLAASNCGRQRLAPPLGGALPMLGTNPLALAAPGGAHPPFVLDMSTTVVPTGRIRAAARAGERVPDGWLEDADGAPVGDPAAYDRGEARLRWLGGSPETGGHKGYGLGLLVEVLSALLPGAGLGPQRDASTRPGSPRPDDDVGHLLLAVAPGRLRPEEDFLDAATGLFGALLDCPPARADEPVTYPGRREWRRSRDRIAHGVPLGAAPHRELLALAERSGVAFPAPVADGTGGAA; encoded by the coding sequence GTGACCGCACACCCGTCCGCGACCACCACCGCCGCCCCGGGGCCGCGCCCGCACCGGGCGCCGCCCGCGCCGGGGTTCTCCCGCGGTGGTGACGTCCGCGTCCCCTACGAGGGCCTGCGGGACTTCGTCACCGGGGTGTTCCGCACCCGGGAGCTGCCCGCGGACCGGGCCCGCGGGGCAGCCGAGGCACTGTGCCACGGCGACCTCACCGGCTTCACCACGCACGGCGTGGGCAACCTCGCCCGGCTCTACCTGCCCCTGCTGGACAGCGGCCGCTGCGATCCGCGCGCCGAGCCCGAACTCCTCGCCGACAGCGGCGCGGCCGTACTGCTCGACGCCCGGCGCGGGCTGGGTCTGTGGACGGCGACGGAGGCCATGGAGCTGGCGGTCGGGCGCGCCCGGCTGCACGGCGTCGGCCTGGTCTCGGTGCGCGGGGGCACCCACTTCGGGTGCGCGGGTCACCACGCGCTGCGCGCCGTGGACCACGGCATGATCGGCCTGGCCGCGTCCAACTGCGGACGGCAGCGTCTCGCCCCGCCGCTCGGCGGCGCCCTCCCGATGCTGGGCACCAACCCGCTGGCGCTGGCGGCCCCCGGGGGCGCGCATCCGCCGTTCGTGCTGGACATGAGTACGACCGTCGTGCCGACCGGCCGGATCCGGGCCGCCGCCCGCGCGGGCGAGCGCGTACCGGACGGCTGGCTGGAGGACGCCGACGGCGCCCCGGTCGGCGACCCGGCGGCCTACGACCGCGGCGAGGCCCGGCTGCGCTGGCTCGGCGGCTCCCCGGAGACGGGAGGGCACAAGGGGTACGGGCTGGGGCTGCTGGTGGAGGTGCTCTCCGCGCTGCTGCCCGGCGCCGGTCTCGGTCCGCAGCGCGACGCCTCGACCCGCCCCGGCAGCCCTCGGCCCGACGACGACGTCGGCCATCTGCTGCTGGCCGTGGCACCCGGCCGGCTGCGTCCCGAGGAGGACTTCCTGGACGCGGCCACCGGGCTGTTCGGCGCGCTCCTCGACTGCCCGCCGGCGCGGGCGGACGAACCGGTCACGTATCCCGGCCGGCGGGAGTGGCGGCGCTCCCGGGACCGGATCGCGCACGGGGTGCCGCTCGGCGCCGCGCCGCACCGTGAACTCCTCGCGTTGGCGGAGCGGTCGGGGGTCGCCTTCCCCGCACCCGTGGCCGACGGGACCGGAGGCGCGGCATGA
- a CDS encoding methyltransferase domain-containing protein — protein MTYTTPPTPEEIAQEWHARSRREGLARVMRAQQPPELGETVTDETRRTLARLLKRAGQELPDGVGSVVEIGCGIGRLTPTLAAAAGRVAALDMTPGMLESARAACTGLGNVTLHRLRAQDLTLEDVDRMVGRPADVTVCVWVLMHLLDDGELAALFRTLSLATRQLLLIEYEHAVVPVGRFSRLRPLSHFLDLLPGSRVLERHELDYGGDRSFAALVDTGLSRGAR, from the coding sequence ATGACGTACACCACGCCCCCCACTCCCGAAGAAATCGCCCAGGAATGGCACGCGCGGTCCCGGCGGGAAGGACTCGCCCGGGTGATGCGCGCCCAACAGCCGCCCGAGCTCGGGGAGACGGTCACCGACGAGACCCGGCGGACCCTCGCCCGTCTGCTCAAGCGTGCCGGCCAGGAGCTGCCCGACGGCGTCGGCTCGGTCGTCGAGATCGGCTGCGGCATCGGCCGGCTCACCCCCACGCTCGCGGCCGCGGCCGGACGGGTCGCGGCGCTCGACATGACCCCGGGCATGCTGGAATCGGCCCGCGCGGCCTGCACCGGCCTCGGCAACGTGACCCTGCACCGGCTGCGCGCCCAGGACCTGACCCTGGAGGACGTCGACCGCATGGTGGGCCGCCCGGCCGATGTGACGGTGTGCGTATGGGTGCTCATGCACCTCCTCGACGACGGCGAACTGGCCGCCCTCTTCCGCACGTTGTCGCTCGCCACCCGGCAGCTTCTGCTGATCGAGTACGAGCACGCGGTCGTCCCGGTCGGGCGGTTCTCGCGGCTGCGGCCCCTGAGCCACTTCCTCGACCTGCTGCCCGGCTCCCGTGTGCTCGAACGCCACGAACTCGACTACGGCGGCGACCGCTCCTTCGCCGCCCTCGTCGACACCGGCCTCAGCCGAGGAGCGCGTTGA
- a CDS encoding Gfo/Idh/MocA family protein, which yields MVGLGMISRFYLAALERSPDTELVAVCDRDPAAFAGLPAHLDRHTDHRLLLRESDVDAVVVDVPNDAHFPVCRDVLAAGRAVCVEKPLATRVTDARALVRHARECGLPLFTSFHRRYNDPVRALLRRLPEGVPVDALTVRYKETIEEHAGRDRWYLDPVRCGGGCLADNGPNALDLVRLFLGGDLRVERVALDRAAHGVDRAARILLRAPATGARARVELDWSYPGERKTIEVRLADGRVDAADMLAGHTGFKGSLWHEYDGVLRDFVQRVRAEERPGSGTRSVTGSGLMTGSGSGPGPAPDGLAVAELVAACYAMADGDRDREETHA from the coding sequence ATGGTCGGCCTCGGAATGATCTCCCGCTTCTACCTCGCCGCGCTCGAACGTTCCCCGGACACCGAGCTCGTCGCCGTGTGCGACCGTGATCCCGCCGCCTTCGCGGGCCTGCCCGCGCACCTCGACCGCCACACCGACCACCGCCTGCTGCTGCGGGAGTCGGACGTGGACGCCGTCGTCGTCGACGTGCCCAACGACGCGCACTTCCCGGTCTGCCGGGACGTGCTCGCGGCCGGGCGCGCGGTGTGCGTGGAGAAGCCCCTGGCGACCCGGGTGACGGACGCGCGGGCCCTGGTCCGGCACGCGCGGGAGTGCGGGCTGCCCCTGTTCACCTCCTTCCACCGGCGCTACAACGATCCCGTCCGCGCCCTGCTGCGCCGGCTGCCGGAGGGGGTGCCGGTGGACGCGCTGACCGTGCGCTACAAGGAGACGATCGAGGAGCACGCGGGGCGCGACCGCTGGTACCTGGACCCCGTCCGCTGCGGAGGCGGCTGCCTCGCGGACAACGGGCCCAACGCGCTCGATCTCGTGCGCCTCTTCCTCGGCGGGGACCTGCGCGTGGAGCGTGTGGCGCTGGACCGTGCCGCGCACGGTGTCGACCGTGCCGCACGGATCCTGCTCCGGGCTCCCGCGACGGGCGCGCGGGCGCGGGTCGAGCTCGACTGGTCCTACCCCGGGGAGCGAAAGACGATCGAGGTACGGCTGGCCGACGGCCGGGTCGACGCCGCCGACATGCTCGCCGGGCACACCGGGTTCAAGGGGTCCCTGTGGCACGAGTACGACGGCGTGCTGCGGGACTTCGTCCAAAGGGTGCGGGCGGAGGAACGTCCCGGGTCCGGTACCAGGTCCGTGACCGGCTCCGGTCTCATGACCGGCTCCGGGTCCGGTCCCGGACCCGCGCCGGACGGGCTGGCCGTCGCCGAACTGGTCGCCGCCTGTTACGCCATGGCGGACGGCGACCGGGACCGAGAGGAGACACACGCGTGA
- a CDS encoding sugar phosphate isomerase/epimerase, producing the protein MPAEQRPALPPAPRRPVTAPALRRPVAGRATHVPSGPPPGIRYAGIGDEAAPGLAGQLTALRELGWSAMELRSVDGRSVADLDDRAFGRLAERLAAAGTEVVCVDSRIADHHRPVTGPFARDTDELGVLARRCAVLGTRYVRVMSYPNDGLGEAEWGRRVRQRMTVLARRAEDSGLVLLHENCAGWAGTRAERMLDLLHHVDSPALRLLFDTGNGVPHGYGSAALLRAVADFVEHVHVKDAVRARTGEVAYVLPGHGHAEVRECLTTLLRRGRRGTWSIEPHTRLRPHDGTDTRGDDGVAAFVAHGRELERLVAREVLPAVTPAPHGGRHD; encoded by the coding sequence GTGCCTGCTGAGCAACGCCCGGCGCTGCCCCCCGCCCCTCGTCGTCCGGTCACCGCCCCCGCCCTCCGCCGTCCGGTCGCCGGACGCGCCACGCACGTTCCGTCCGGCCCGCCGCCCGGCATCCGCTACGCCGGCATCGGCGACGAGGCCGCCCCCGGCCTCGCCGGGCAGCTCACCGCCCTGCGCGAACTGGGCTGGTCCGCAATGGAGTTGCGCAGCGTCGACGGCCGGTCCGTCGCCGATCTCGACGACCGCGCGTTCGGGCGGCTGGCCGAACGGCTCGCCGCCGCCGGCACGGAGGTGGTCTGCGTCGACTCGCGGATCGCCGACCACCACCGGCCCGTCACCGGGCCGTTCGCGCGCGACACCGACGAGCTGGGTGTGCTCGCCCGGCGCTGCGCGGTTCTCGGCACCCGGTACGTGCGGGTCATGTCGTACCCCAACGACGGCCTGGGCGAGGCGGAGTGGGGCCGCAGGGTCCGGCAGCGCATGACCGTGCTGGCCCGGCGGGCCGAGGACTCCGGGCTCGTCCTGCTGCACGAGAACTGCGCCGGCTGGGCGGGCACACGCGCCGAGCGGATGCTGGACCTGCTGCACCATGTCGACAGCCCGGCGCTGCGGCTGCTGTTCGACACCGGCAACGGCGTGCCCCACGGCTACGGCTCGGCCGCCCTGCTCCGGGCGGTGGCCGACTTCGTCGAGCACGTCCACGTCAAGGACGCCGTGCGCGCCCGCACCGGCGAGGTGGCCTACGTGCTGCCGGGCCACGGCCACGCCGAGGTCCGCGAGTGCCTCACCACGCTGCTGCGGCGCGGCCGGCGCGGCACCTGGTCCATCGAGCCGCACACCAGGCTGCGCCCGCACGACGGCACCGACACGCGTGGCGACGACGGCGTGGCGGCCTTCGTCGCCCACGGGCGGGAGCTGGAGCGCCTGGTGGCCCGGGAGGTCCTGCCGGCCGTGACCCCCGCCCCGCACGGGGGCCGGCATGACTGA
- a CDS encoding beta-1,3-glucanase family protein, with the protein MLSRRALLTAAVATAAALPLASAGTASAAASLPLVLANNSGSSAQVYAYVSGADTSGWPGFVTADGTFHRLPDVSAVQTPAADYSIALGGSGSSPVRLTLRDYVIGGRVWFSVGKKIQFFINPASLNGGKPGLVQPGFTSNDPNWTTNWGFAEFTYNSANLYANISYVDMVALPISMSTTGAAGNQSVPALPSTALANIASGLRTQHSADGAPWDRLVATDSSGAVLRVLAPSHAPADFGSYWNPYLDRVWDHFRNNTLTIDGQGSIGAYSGRVSGDVLTFSGLNTNGVPFTKPSANDIFGCASGPLYNSGSDARGAVAARLAAALNRSDLLVSGGANQPSGVRPDQYYTESITNHYARLVHKFSSIGYAFPYDDVGPTGSAPVDGHLQDPAPTSWTLTLGAGSGGSGGGDNGGGGGTSAYATVQAESYSSQSGSQTEACSDSGGGQDVGYLAAGDWLKYSSLDFGGSSPTQFVARVASGVGAGVSGAIRVRVDSATGPQIAEIDLGDTGGWQSWRTIPANITRSVTGVHDVYLTFADSSTEFVNVNWFTFTR; encoded by the coding sequence GTGCTCTCCCGTCGTGCCCTTCTGACCGCCGCGGTGGCCACCGCCGCCGCGCTCCCCCTCGCGAGCGCCGGCACCGCCAGTGCCGCCGCTTCCCTTCCCCTCGTCCTCGCCAACAACTCCGGCAGTTCGGCGCAGGTGTACGCCTACGTCAGCGGCGCCGACACCTCCGGCTGGCCCGGGTTCGTCACCGCCGACGGCACCTTCCACCGGCTGCCGGACGTCTCCGCCGTACAGACCCCCGCGGCCGACTACTCCATCGCGCTCGGCGGCTCGGGCTCCTCGCCCGTCCGGCTGACGCTGCGCGACTACGTGATCGGCGGCCGGGTCTGGTTCTCCGTCGGGAAGAAGATCCAGTTCTTCATCAACCCGGCGAGCCTCAACGGCGGGAAGCCCGGCCTCGTCCAGCCCGGCTTCACCAGCAACGACCCCAACTGGACCACCAACTGGGGCTTCGCCGAGTTCACCTACAACTCGGCCAACCTGTACGCCAACATCAGCTACGTGGACATGGTCGCCCTGCCGATCTCCATGTCCACCACCGGCGCCGCGGGCAACCAGTCGGTGCCGGCGCTGCCCTCCACCGCGCTGGCCAACATCGCCTCGGGACTGCGGACGCAGCACTCGGCGGACGGGGCGCCGTGGGACCGGCTGGTCGCCACCGACTCCTCCGGCGCGGTGCTGCGCGTCCTGGCGCCCTCGCACGCGCCGGCGGACTTCGGCTCGTACTGGAACCCGTACCTGGACCGTGTGTGGGACCACTTCCGCAACAACACCCTCACGATCGACGGCCAGGGCTCGATCGGGGCGTACTCGGGGCGGGTCAGCGGTGACGTCCTGACCTTCTCGGGGCTCAACACCAACGGGGTGCCGTTCACCAAGCCCTCGGCCAACGACATCTTCGGCTGTGCGAGCGGTCCGCTGTACAACTCCGGCTCGGACGCGCGCGGCGCCGTCGCGGCCCGGCTCGCCGCCGCCCTCAACCGCTCCGACCTGCTCGTGTCCGGGGGCGCCAACCAGCCGAGCGGGGTGCGGCCCGACCAGTACTACACGGAGTCGATCACCAACCACTACGCCCGGCTGGTGCACAAGTTCTCGTCCATCGGCTACGCCTTCCCCTACGACGACGTCGGCCCCACCGGCAGCGCCCCGGTCGACGGGCACCTCCAGGACCCGGCGCCCACCTCATGGACCCTCACCCTCGGGGCCGGCTCCGGGGGCTCGGGCGGCGGTGACAACGGCGGGGGCGGCGGCACCAGCGCGTACGCCACCGTGCAGGCGGAGAGCTACAGTTCCCAGAGCGGCTCCCAGACGGAGGCCTGCTCGGACAGCGGGGGCGGCCAGGACGTGGGGTACCTCGCGGCCGGTGACTGGCTGAAGTACTCCTCGCTGGACTTCGGCGGCTCCTCCCCCACGCAGTTCGTGGCACGGGTCGCCTCGGGGGTCGGCGCCGGGGTGAGCGGCGCGATCCGGGTCCGGGTGGACAGTGCGACCGGGCCTCAGATCGCGGAGATCGACCTCGGTGACACCGGCGGCTGGCAGAGCTGGCGCACGATACCGGCGAACATCACCCGCTCGGTGACCGGCGTGCACGACGTCTACCTCACCTTCGCGGACAGCAGCACGGAGTTCGTCAACGTCAACTGGTTCACGTTCACCCGATGA
- a CDS encoding DegT/DnrJ/EryC1/StrS aminotransferase family protein encodes MTSHTAGGAAVPFFAPDLFEEDREVLLDLVRRTGTVAGQRFILGALTAELEGALRATVDGAEVVTCSSGTSGLTLILTAMGVGPGDEVVVPAYGCAPLGNTVANLGATPVFADIDPVTMVVDPAEVERAISPRTRAVMPAHMFSVMADMPRMREIARRHGVRLVEDSAVAQGGVLDGRPAGTWGEAGVFSFVQVKTFGTAGEGGAVVTHDAELACAVRALRSHGQEGPRFVHQRVGFNSRFDELQAAFQLHRLPGLPARLERRARIADYYTERFAPLAERGVVPPPPGRDGRCYYVYSVLAEERDALKEHLAAHGVASHVYYPLPLPHQPAFARFVPPGRAWPHARAAGRRQLALPINPHLTDAQVEHVADAVCAFAVERRAA; translated from the coding sequence ATGACGTCGCACACGGCGGGCGGGGCGGCCGTCCCGTTCTTCGCGCCCGACCTGTTCGAGGAGGACCGCGAGGTGCTGCTCGACCTCGTACGGCGCACGGGGACGGTCGCCGGGCAGCGGTTCATCCTCGGCGCGCTGACCGCCGAACTGGAGGGGGCACTGCGGGCGACGGTGGACGGGGCCGAGGTGGTGACCTGCTCCAGCGGCACCTCGGGGCTCACACTGATCCTGACGGCGATGGGGGTGGGGCCCGGCGACGAGGTGGTCGTTCCCGCGTACGGCTGTGCCCCGCTCGGCAACACCGTCGCCAACCTGGGGGCCACGCCCGTCTTCGCGGACATCGACCCGGTGACGATGGTCGTGGACCCGGCGGAGGTGGAGCGGGCGATCTCCCCGCGCACGAGGGCGGTGATGCCGGCGCACATGTTCTCGGTGATGGCGGACATGCCCAGGATGCGGGAGATCGCGCGGCGGCACGGGGTGCGGCTGGTGGAGGACTCGGCGGTCGCGCAGGGCGGGGTGCTCGACGGGCGGCCCGCGGGGACCTGGGGCGAGGCGGGGGTGTTCTCCTTCGTCCAGGTGAAGACCTTCGGGACCGCGGGCGAGGGCGGCGCGGTGGTCACGCACGACGCCGAACTCGCGTGCGCGGTACGGGCGTTGCGCAGCCACGGGCAGGAGGGCCCGCGGTTCGTGCACCAGCGGGTGGGGTTCAACAGCCGGTTCGACGAGCTGCAGGCGGCGTTCCAGCTGCACCGGCTGCCCGGGCTGCCCGCACGGCTGGAGCGCCGGGCCCGCATCGCCGACTACTACACCGAGCGGTTCGCGCCGCTCGCGGAGCGGGGTGTCGTGCCCCCGCCGCCGGGGCGCGACGGCCGCTGCTACTACGTGTACTCGGTGCTGGCCGAGGAGCGGGACGCCCTCAAGGAGCATCTGGCGGCGCACGGGGTGGCCAGTCACGTCTACTACCCGCTGCCCCTCCCCCACCAGCCGGCCTTCGCCCGCTTCGTGCCGCCCGGCCGGGCGTGGCCGCACGCGCGGGCGGCCGGCCGCCGCCAACTCGCCCTGCCCATCAATCCGCATCTCACGGACGCGCAGGTCGAGCACGTCGCCGACGCGGTGTGCGCCTTCGCGGTGGAACGGCGGGCGGCATGA